In the Bacteroidota bacterium genome, AAATGTGCGAGAAAGATACTTACCAGCAGATTATCCATTTGACAGACAGGATGGATTACCTTTCTGCTCACATGAATAATGAAGCCGTTTGCCTCTGTGTTGAAAATGCTTTAGGAGTTGAAGTTCCGGAAAGAGTAAAATATATCCGTACCATCATGGATGAGCTTACCCGTATTGCTTCGCATCAGGTCATGTTCGGATGTATGGGTAATGATATGGGCGCTACCACTCCATTCCTTTATTGTATGCGTGACCGTGAAAAGATCATGGATATTTTCGAGGAATCTACCGGAGGCCGTATGATCCAGAGTTACAATACGCCCGGTGGTTTTATGTATGATGTAAATCCTAATTTCCAGAAGCGTACTTCAGATTTCGTTAAGTATTTTAAACCGAAACTTAAGGAATATGATACTTTGCTTACTGGAAATGTTATTTTCCAGGAACGTACCAAAGGTCTGGGTTTATTATCAAAAGAAGATGCCATTAATTTCGGAGTGACCGGGCCAACAGGCCGTGCATCGGGCTTCGCCTGCGATGTACGTAAACGTCATCCTTATAGTGCTTACGACAAGGTTAACTTCAACGAGGTTATTTATCAAGAAGGCGATACCTTTCACCGTTATAATGCCAGAATTCAGGAAATGTGGGAGTCGCTTTCCATCATTGAACAGCTTATTGATAATATCCCTGAAGGTGATTTTACCGCCAAGATGAAGCCGGTGATTAAACTTCCGGAAGGCGAATATTTCCAAACTGTTGAAGCTGCAAGAGGTGAATTCGGGGTTTATATCATCAGTGATGGCAATAAATATCCTTACCGGGTTAAATTCCGTTCACCGAATTTATCCAATCTTTCAGTTTTGAATCATATTGCTAAGGGAAATAAAATTGCTGACCTGATGGCTATCATGTCATCTATTGATCTTGTTATTCCGGATATAGACCGCTAATTTATTATATAAACGAGGTATTTTTCATTATGATGCTATTGAACATATACGATTTTTCCACAATAACCCATTCTATTCATGAATGGCTGTTGCAGCATTTCAATGCAGGCTTGACTGATTTCTTTGAAATGGTACTTATAGGCCTGATCTTCCTGATTTTTTATGCTTTGCTTGGGCTTTTCCTGGTTTGGGCCGAAAGAAAAGTTTGTGCATTTATGCAGAACAGGCTTGGGCCAAACAGAGTTGGACCTTATGGAATATTTCAGACCATCGCCGATTTTGTTAAGTTGATGATGAAAGAAATTATTATTCCGAGAAGGGCTGATAAATTTCTGTATTACGTGGCTCCGTTTTTTGTAATCATCACTACATTTCTGGCAATAGGTACAATTCCTTTTGGCAAAGGTTTACAGGCCATTGATTTTGATATCGGTGTGATTTATATTATTGCTGTTTCTTCATTAAGTGTCATCGGCGTTTTGTTGGCCGGCTGGTCAAGTAACAACAAATATTCATTGATCGGTGCTATCCGGAGCGGTGCCCAGATTGTAAGTTACGAACTTTCCGTAGGGATGTCGTTGCTGACTGTTGTAATTCTGGCAGGGACGCTTCAGTTTTCCGGGATTGTCCAGGGACAGGCTGACGGCTGGTTCATTTTTAAAGGACATATTCCTGCTGTTATAGCTTTTCTGATCTTCTTGGTTGCCAGTACGGCTGAAACCAACCGTGGCCCTTTTGATTTGGCTGAGGCAGAATCGGAACTTACAGCCGGTTATCACACTGAATATTCCGGTATCATGTTCGCCTTCTTTTATCTGGCTGAATACATCAACATGTTTATCGTTTCCGCCATTGCTGCCACCGTGTTCTGGGGAGGATGGATGCCTTTACACATAGGATGCCTGGCAGGTTTTAACCACATTATGGATTTTATTCCTCCTGTGATTTGGTTCTTTGGTAAAACATCGGTTATTATGTTCATTATCATGTGGTTTAAATGGACATTTCCCCGTTTGCGTATCGACCAGCTCCTTACTCTTGAATGGAAATACTTATTGCCCATTAATCTGGTAAATATTTTGATTATGGCTTTGGTGGTATTGAAAGGCTGGCATTTTTAATTGAATTAAAAGGATATTCGAAA is a window encoding:
- a CDS encoding NADH-quinone oxidoreductase subunit D (Catalyzes the transfer of electrons from NADH to quinone), coding for MSEEIKKAVPEVEEEYFVNMGPQHPSTHGVLRLLVSLKGETVKSILPYCGYIHRGIEKMCEKDTYQQIIHLTDRMDYLSAHMNNEAVCLCVENALGVEVPERVKYIRTIMDELTRIASHQVMFGCMGNDMGATTPFLYCMRDREKIMDIFEESTGGRMIQSYNTPGGFMYDVNPNFQKRTSDFVKYFKPKLKEYDTLLTGNVIFQERTKGLGLLSKEDAINFGVTGPTGRASGFACDVRKRHPYSAYDKVNFNEVIYQEGDTFHRYNARIQEMWESLSIIEQLIDNIPEGDFTAKMKPVIKLPEGEYFQTVEAARGEFGVYIISDGNKYPYRVKFRSPNLSNLSVLNHIAKGNKIADLMAIMSSIDLVIPDIDR
- the nuoH gene encoding NADH-quinone oxidoreductase subunit NuoH; the protein is MYDFSTITHSIHEWLLQHFNAGLTDFFEMVLIGLIFLIFYALLGLFLVWAERKVCAFMQNRLGPNRVGPYGIFQTIADFVKLMMKEIIIPRRADKFLYYVAPFFVIITTFLAIGTIPFGKGLQAIDFDIGVIYIIAVSSLSVIGVLLAGWSSNNKYSLIGAIRSGAQIVSYELSVGMSLLTVVILAGTLQFSGIVQGQADGWFIFKGHIPAVIAFLIFLVASTAETNRGPFDLAEAESELTAGYHTEYSGIMFAFFYLAEYINMFIVSAIAATVFWGGWMPLHIGCLAGFNHIMDFIPPVIWFFGKTSVIMFIIMWFKWTFPRLRIDQLLTLEWKYLLPINLVNILIMALVVLKGWHF